A region of the Enoplosus armatus isolate fEnoArm2 chromosome 8, fEnoArm2.hap1, whole genome shotgun sequence genome:
ttaatccaGGAAACTGATCCTCTTCTGTCATGGCCGTAGAAGGGGGAATGAAATGTGTCAAGTTcctggttttctttttcaactttattttctgGGTGAGTAGCAGCTCACcacttgtttacttgtttacttgtttacttgttCACTGTCAAAACGCAGTAATGTTTCACAATGTGACTGAGAAGAGAAGGGAGCTTATGGTGGccaaaatgaaagcaaacagaaaatgaagcgTAGGTTATGTTGCTCAGTGTGATTTGTGTTATCAAGATAAATGAGCTTATCGTTTTTGGCAGGTAGTCTGAAATATTTTGTGTGACACTTCTCCTTTCTGCCAACCCCGTGACTTTGAGCATGAACTCTGGTTCTCCTGCTTTAAGGTTAACATCAGCAGCATGTAATCATCTGTGAAATTCAGCTGATGAGCCAAGGCACTCACACAACCTATGACATCCGCCTCTTGATTTATTCTTCCTTGTAGACTGGCtcacatgtttgtttaatatcaaatgaatgaaagcGTGGAACAACGTGAACATGAGGAAGTCTCAAATATCTTAACTAACACGAAAGTTTCCTGGATGTAACCTGTTTGCGTTTTTTCATTGTGCATGTGAGAGAGCGTCATAGCGAGAGGTGGGGAAGAAGGAATGTGAATCTTATGACCAGATTTCAAAGTGTAACAGCATCATGTGACTCATCTAGATCAACAaattttctcccccccccccccccttcagtcACTGACACAATGCCACTTAAGGCCTTATGCAGCGGTGTTTGCACAGCGAACTATGCAGCACTGAGTTAAAATCTGATAACCACCAGGATAGGAGGAAGTACAGAATGACAAAGATATATTTATTCTCTCTACTCAGTGCACATTTTaaggactgcaactaacaagtACTTTCAAGTACTTTAACACCCCTAGTTAGCATTTATTAGCAGTATGTAAGAATTGAATACATGTTTATagcacactataatgtagttctAAGAAGatgtaagtgtttattaatgtgtatttttcctTATGTTAAGTTTGTTAAAACAAGCATCTGTAAGAGGAGGCtagtgtataaacagataatgaatgacaatatagtaaaacactgttatatttaaatactttacattaataaacattgctcacaactacattatagtgtgatataaaccatttattaaattattatgtaCTTCTTATAAATGCTAATGCTGGGTTAGTAAAATAACATGTTACCTTATTGagtcatttttctgttattttctcaattaggTTAGTCTATAGTCTAATCTAtaatcttcaaatgtcttgttttgtccaatcaacagtTCAAGGATATTGAGTTTATCACAatagaacaaaaaaacagcaaatattcacattggagaagctagaaaaactgaacttttgcttgaaaacaattaattgagtaTCCAATTGGTATGGTTTCCAATTAATAATTATTCAATTAATCCGCTAATGTTTCAGCTGTACACATCATCTTCATTGAGAAATTAAgctaaaggaaaaaaatataattgcAACCTGGATAAAGACTTGTATTTGTATCCCTCTATTCTGTTGTATTCTCTTTTATGGTCTTCTATTCTGGAATTGATGTGACCATTTTTGCTCTGTTTGCCTGCTCTATTCACTCCTTTATGTTTTCCTACGTCAATCATTAGCCACCTATTTGACTCAACTCAAATATTTACACTGGTGGTGCCAACAAGGAGAGCTACAGCTAGAGCTTAACATGGATCATATAACAAAGTGGGTAGTCTGACATTAAGGTTATTGACAGACTTCCAGTGTAAATATGTGCGTTTTTATCCtgcatttctgttcatttgaaatatgaaaacaatatgCTGAGTAGTAAGACCAGTTTACTGGGTGCAGTTGTTCCTGAGGTTTCTGTTTTACAGTGACATTACTATGCTGCTTTTTAATAGATGTTAAAATGAAGCTGCTAGATTCAAGTAAAGACAAACAGTTCCAGCTGACGTGTCTGTAATAACCCTGAGGTGCATTTATGTCTGTATCCTGTGTTACTTCCTGTCAGCATGTGTTCGTTTATAATAAGAGTGACAAAAGAAAGCTAATGGCTGATATCTGACTCACAAATGatcacaaaaccaaaaaaatatgAGGTTAGATTGTTTTATCAGCTAGTTCAAACAATTGATTAGTCAAACAAGAGAATATTAAATATTGTTGGTCAAACAAAGCAAGTAAGTTGATTGAAAATTGTGAAGGGTATTTTTCACAcgtttctcacattttataaacGATTAATCAAGTAATCAGAAGATATTTATCAGTACAGTATGTTAGGCTCATTGCAACATTATAGTGAAGTCATAAGCAATGACATAACCAAAATCTGAGTCACTGAGTTTTTAATATGTTTACAGTACTTCTTGCCTAGCGGTCAGTTTTTTCCTACAACTTGTTCTATTGTCAGGTATCACCTGACCAATGACACCCGCCTCCAAACACCCTCATCAGTGTATCATCATATAAGTTGCTGTTTTATGACGTGCTCATAGCCTGTCAGCGTTGCTTTGTTACAGTTCTGCCTGTTGAGCAGAGGAGACTTTAACACTGTGAGAACTTTAGTCTGCCTGCTGCAGTCAGAGTTAGTCCATGAAGGTCTGTTTAATGTCCAATAAActacacagtaacacagtggagtcacagtgaagttgagtGGGTGATAGGGCTGCGATAAGGACTATTTTCCCTATGGATTAATCTGATTAATCTTAGCCcttaaaaagtcagaaaatagcAAAAGAAAATTCCCAtcaattctttgttttgtctgaccaacaaaaccaaaaaagatGTTTAGTCTGCCATAATGTAGGACAAAGAGAGCTGGAAACCCTGACACTTGAGAAGAAGGAACTAGCAAATGTCTGGCTTTTTTGgttgaaaaattactttttttttttctgctgattgactaattgattgatCAACAAACTGTTTCAGCTCCAGTGGTTAAATTCCTTCCTGTCCGCCCTCACTTGTATCTACCCTGAGCTGACTCCCTGCTCCTCTTTAGATGAAGGATACGCAGTTAACTGTAATGTTTGCTGTGAGAGCTCGTTGATCCCAGCTGATCATGGTCAAACATTTCACCCACACAATGTTTGTAAAAGATCTAAAGAAATGCTCTCGTCGCCCCACCCGAAGCCGTGACTCATGAATTTCACATCTATATCATCTGATCATTTGTGTCATGTACATACAGGAAGTGAAGTCTTTTGCAACGTCCTTCCAGCTGTTTAGCATATGTGCTTACTCATTTTTCAAAGAAAGGTTTCAATCTTCTAACCGAGTGAATAGCTAATTGTTAGATTTAATCCCAACTAAATACTTGCcactgtggtggccagtgctatcctccatgctgttgcatgctggggcagcaggctgagtgtggcggactccaacagactcaataaactgatccacaaggccagtcacgttgttggggtggagctggactctctgaggtggtgtcagagaggaggatgctgtccaagctgcgggtcatcttggacaatgtctcatatcctctccatgacgtactggtcaggcaaaagagcaccttcagtgggagactcaaTTCAAATgtacaacggagcgccacaggaaatcattcctgcctgtggccatcaaactgttcaactcctccctctgagtgtcactcagaagaaacagactgaaaatctggaTCTGCTcctacacatactacctcattattatttattctttacttattcttttcagtgcaatacatatctagtgtacatacttttagttctaaatttttgctactttctactcttgaatgggagcaccggtactgtacaatttccccccggggatcaataaagtatttctgattctgattgttatAGAATTGGAATGTTTTACTCTGAGAATAATCTATCTAAATGTATGTGGTTTTAAATTGCTATTTCAAAAACTTGAAATGACCCCCTGgaaattttaaaaaggggaaTTAAAATGCGAATCAATTCTTGTCATAGTCATATTTTAAAGTCATGGATTTGATGCTATTTACTTTTCAGCATTACAGTAAGTATTTAGTGGTGGTTACACTTCAAAATTCAGTATTTAGTTGTAGACTCAAGCAAAGAAACATGCTTATATTATATGAAAAGAGTAGAAATTATCCCACAAATTCCACCTTAGACTAACCCCCCTCTCCATTCTGCAGTTATGCGGCCTAGCACTGATTGTCGTGGGAATCCTGGTTCAGATGGCTTTGCACAAAACCTTCATGATCCATGATGCAACAGCCTCAGGAGCTCCCATCGTCCTCATTGGAGTCGGCGTGGTGATTTTCTTCATCGCCTTCTTCGGCTGCTGTGGAGCCTGGAAAGAGAACTACTGCATGGTCACCATGGTAAATCATATAGTGTGGTATCTGTTTACTGCGTGGAATTTTCATGAATATTGTGTGTAAGTATGTATAATGTAGCTTTGAATAGTAATTACTTTCATGTAAGTCACTTAAACAtctttaatttctctttttttctcagtttgcCATCCTTCTCTCACTGATCATCATTGTTGAGATTGCAGCAGCAATTGCTGGATACATCTTCAGGAACAAAGTGAGTGTAgaatttctctgttttgtgtgtttaatacGACCCTGCAGAAGGTGTGGTTTTAACTTGGCTTCCATGTTGTGTCTCCCCTCTAGCTCTCAGCTGTCGTCCAGGATAGTCTCACTGAAATGATCACCAGTTACAACAACGGTAcagctgaattcaaagacactgTGAATAAACTGCAGGAGGATGTGAGTTCAGTGTAAACTCTTTTACTCACTGTTTACTTGGTCTGACAACACCTTCACATAACACTTCGGCATCCTGTTGGTCGGTGCTGCATGACATGACATTGTTTTTCTATGCACCATCTGTTGACACGAGTTATATCCTTTTACTGTGCATTGGGCATGTGGCCATTGCCAAATCTTATGCCTGGCATGTccatattaaatgtttttcatttgactcATTTGCACTTCCAGTTGAAATGCTGTGGTGTGAACAGTTCTTCTGACTGGAGAGGCTTCAGACCTGATGGAAACTCCGTGCCTGACTCGTGCTGTGTGAACGTCTCTACAAACTGTGGGATCGGGGCCATGACAGACGCTGCCAAAGTGCACCAGAAGGTAAACCCCCAGTGGTTGATGTGTTGATGTGAAGTCTGTGAACACGAGATTTTATTATAATTCtcaagatttcagtcctggttgatctGGCGACACCCATGGTTACTGGTGGTAACAGCAAGAGTGatttcagaaatacaacagaagaacaGCTGGTGTGTCTGTTAACAacgcagccaaacaaactcaagttattttaataaagaagtcagtcaataagcagcattttcccatcatgccaTGAGTTTTCCACTCTGCCTCACAATAAACAGCTGGACGATTTTAATGTGATGCAGCAGTAGTCGAAGTAGAGCCCACCtgatatcaatatcaatatttaaaaaataaaaaaaaatcagtatctatttttttacatgaacacataacattttgaattgtgtttttttttttaaataattgtgtACTTTGCAGGACATTTTACggattaaaaaataacaaacaatgTAAAAGCAACACTATTTCTAGATTCCTTCAAACCTATCTTTGGCATTTTGTACACGTTTGTTTTTAACTATCGGCAGACGTATACACCGATACAGATATGTCCCTGCTCATCTAATATCGACTGATATATCGTCCTGGCTGATTTATTGGTCGGACTCGAGTGTTAAGTGAAAGAGGTCTGCAGAGAATTACAACCTAACTCTGCAGGTCTACTTTTTatcatcttttagctcattgtcaGTCTCACCACTGTCACCAGCCCTgtctccaacagcagcagcatttcagcAAATAACTGACTGTTAACTACACgctcagcatcaaacagctGACAAACTCAGCGACGTGTTGCTGGAAAAGGTCAAACATCTACAAAGCTAAAGAGACAGAGTTAGTTGACACCAAACTGGCGCGGGACAGAAagtaaatattagaaacatgactccaacaGGATGATAATGTCACATTGTGCCAAATAGTCCCCACACAGGTTCATGTAAATTAGACCTCTCTGTGGTAAAAGTATTGGTAAACAAAAGGTCTGTGTTTGTTCATACATAGCCCagataacaaataaaacataaaatattttactaTTTGGTGTAATAACAATCCTTATggtcatttctttattttgttaccttcatcAAATGTGCAAGTCCAGTAACAAGTCAATGCAACGTGTCTCTCAAGCAACAACTCAACCAGTGATGTGTCCATATTGAAACTAActtttctcttgcttttctgtTCTAGGGTTGTCATGATGCCGTGGAGGCtttactgaagaaaaacatccaGTGGGTGATAGTTGCAGCGCTGGTTATTGCTTTCTTGCAGGTATGTAACATCAATAAACATAATCTGAACAGACATCACTTCCAGAATTCCTAACCAGATCCTTTTTACTTAACCCTCAAACATGTAGACCTGCTAAAATGATTTcatatgaaaaatgtgtttttgtattaattCGTCATTTtaactgatttctttttaaatttgccCTGTAAAGACTTCTCAACTTGGCTTTTGAAAAGTGCTACAGgatataaataaagattttattATATGTCTGTCACAAAACATCTCATAATGTCTCATAAACTTCAAAACGAATCTTGTGTGATTGTTTTCCTTCCAGATAATGGGCATCGTGTTCGCCTGCGTGTTGATGAGAGGCATCCGCAGCGGCTACGAAGTCATGTGATTCAGCTTCACGCCTGAGTAGGAGTCTGTGGTTGCGTCACGCTTTTTATCGGGAGCTTCATTTGGAAACTTTTAACACGTTCATCATATACTTAAGACATAATGCACACAATATTTTTTCCTTGTATTGATTTTGGATTATATTTTCATAGGTTAACAATATCTCTCGGTCGATACTGTGTTTAGGAATTCTACAGTGATAGAAAAAATATCCATGTTATTGTCAGTGTATGTTATGTTGGTTGCGAGGAGTTCTGACATCTTTTCCTTTGCTTGAGATCTGTTGTTGGTGCAGAATTTGTATGTTTTGCTGGTTcccagtttctgtttttattaaagacCCTTTAAATTACATCTGGATTTGCTTTAAGGGTAACGACaaacatggaaaataaatgCACCACGAAGGTCTTTATTTCAGACACAGTTCCATTACAATGTATATAATGTTGgcacagcaacacaacattCAAAAGCTGTTCAGCAaataatatcacattttaaaacaaatcttagACCTTTTGCAACCCCTGTTTTAGATGTGTTGTGCCAGTCCTTGTGAAAGGCACAGGAAGCAAATGACATTTCCTATTTTACACTTTACAACACCAGCATAAGGGACGTGCACTTCCTCTGGCTGTTGACACAACGTTGGCAAAAAGCTTGAATTAAGTTCTGTGCTCAAGTGTGGTCTGAGCAGGataatttaatgtcattttaagcCTCCAAAGCAAGAAAACGTCAAGTAAACAAAGTAAAGTGCCATCACAACTCTTTTCAGACAGCTTGTAAATGCTGTGTTGCACCCCAAAAGGATATTAATCTACAATAATCAGTTCAGCGCCTCATCACACAAACAAGCTTGAATGTCTTCACAATGGAAAAAGTAATAAttgggctttttaaaaaatctttatttaggATCCATCAAGATCTTTTCCTTTTAGAAGGTGCCATTGTGTAATCTACTGATTTCTGAGGTTGGCCAGTTTCATATTTGACAAAACGATTTCCTTCCCTCAAGACTGTTGCCACAAAATTCCCCTTTTTCAACAATTTCGCCATGGCCTGCATCATTTGTTGTAAAGACGTAAGAGCAGACCACAAAGTGAGGTAAATGTATGAGAAGATAAAGTACGTGTTTAATGAGAACATGTAGAAGTATTTAACACGCCCACATAAAAGTCTATCTTCTCTGTATTTTCATGAATGGAATGTCTCTGAACAATGTTACCATTCCACAagcaaaatatgaattaatgtcctctctttgtctctgtagcTGTGTAATGATATTAGCTTAGAAGTAAACAACTGACAAGTCTGCGCTTTACAGTAACAAGATTGAAATACGACATGTAATCGTGATATTACCTCAACTTAATATAGTTCAGTGCATCACAATCAATTTAAGTCCCTCGTGAGGGTCTGAATTACATGAGAACTCCTCTAACATGATTTTTTAATCTAAATATACCTGTGTTATCGTGCTAATTTGTAAAGTAGAATCTCATACCACTCCCCTGATAAAGACACCCTATTTTTCCAAAATAATTCCTGGGTATTTATTTACTGGGTATGTGCTGAGGGGTATTTGTCACTTCAGATGAGTGGAGATTTTTATTCTTAAACCTCAAAATCTTGCCaatacagtttttttgttttgttttttttccttggcAAAAAAGGAGACGTTGACAACTCTCAGGAAGTTGTGCTGGCCAGTGCACGAAAGAACATAATCTCAAAAGCAGATTGCTTCAGGCTTCCTGTCAGTGTCGGCTGGAACCAGTCGGGTAGTTTGCAGAGAGAAATACAATGCTGTGCAAAAGCAGTGACACCTCTGagtctgcaaaaaaaaatcaaacaaaagaggCATGGAAAATAGCATAAGATTTTAGACTAGACAGACATGCCAATGCCAAgggttaaaggaatagttcaacattttggcacagagttaaatgagaaggtACCGCTGGCATATCTGTGCATTAAAAGGGGAATTCCACCGATTTTACAGTCTGTTTACAAGTCTTTGGGAGTACTACTGCACATGTGGAACAAGTTATATAAAGTATTTTGTGGCTCCACAGGGGGAAGTCTGATAAATTTCATTAAATTGTGTTGGAtgggtctgaagactacaagtgCATtgtgccaggttttgacaaagaagaagaatgcatggtTCTACTGCATCAGttaaactgtccattgtgagGTGtaggcttagcttagcatgaagactggaaacagagggaagcagctagcctagctctgtcagTAGGTAACTGAGCCCagccaaaacatattttacagttttttgtactaattaaacaaataagatataacatgttaatttgtgtgttttagaggagctggtgggctaaaaccaggctagctgtttctttacgctaagctaagaagccactggctgtagctttatatttaccatacagacatgagagtggtatcaatcttctcctctaactcttggaaagaaagcaaataagcatatttcccaagattttgaactattcctttaaatattaGACAAAACAGATATGTCTACAGGGTAAGGTTGAAGGgacaaaattataaaaatactaTCACATCCAAATGCAAATACCTTTCAAAGAAGAGGACACCTGAAGCCACTGGGATAACCACTCACGGCACTGGTTAATGCCAAGACTATTAGAATTGAGCCCCCTTACATAACAAgcctgaaaagagaaaaatgtatttataacgGAGCTTGCCGAGGAATACACAGTGTTCATCGTGCAGAGTGACTGACCTGTCTGAGTTCAGAGTCACTCAGCTGGTTAGGGCCCAGCCTGATCAGGGCCCGGTCCATGTGGAGCAGCTCCAGGGCATGGCTGCTCAGCCGCTGGCCAATCAGGAAACCCGGAAGGCGAGGCGTCAGGAAGAGCAGGGGGCTGATGCGTCTCTGATTggacatgaagacagac
Encoded here:
- the cd63 gene encoding CD63 antigen codes for the protein MAVEGGMKCVKFLVFFFNFIFWLCGLALIVVGILVQMALHKTFMIHDATASGAPIVLIGVGVVIFFIAFFGCCGAWKENYCMVTMFAILLSLIIIVEIAAAIAGYIFRNKLSAVVQDSLTEMITSYNNGTAEFKDTVNKLQEDLKCCGVNSSSDWRGFRPDGNSVPDSCCVNVSTNCGIGAMTDAAKVHQKGCHDAVEALLKKNIQWVIVAALVIAFLQIMGIVFACVLMRGIRSGYEVM